The DNA segment CGCTCCTGCTCGAAGGAAGCCTCGCTGGCATCCTCGGAATGGCCGCGCTCTCAATTTCAGGCCCAAGATTCCTGATTCCCCTCGCCTGTGCGACGCCGCTCGTCCTGGTGGCGCTTCGGGCGGATCTCCAGCGCGCCGCCCGTTCTCTGCCGGTCGAGCTGGCCGCCCAGGCCGCCTTCGCCGCCCTCGCCGCCGCACTGGTGGTGGCCGGCGGCGCCTCCTCGGCGGAGACCTTCCGGATCTGGCTGCTCGTCGCGCTGACGGGGGGCGCCAACCTGGCCCACGTCCGCCACCTTCTCGGCCGCGCCCATGGTTTGCCGCCGAAGGAACTGGGGCGCCGGCGCCTGCCGGTCCATCTCCTTCACGCGGGGTTGCTCGCGGCTTCGGCCCTCTTCGTGGCGCCCTCCGGATGGGCGGGGTTGATGTGGACCGGCTGGACGGGGGTTCTCTACCTCCGCGCGATCGTCGCCTCCGCGCCGCCGCCGGCCCGCGTCCTGGGCTGGCGGGAGGGCGGGCTCAGCGCCGTGGGCGTGCTGCTGCTGTGGGGCGCCCTGCTCTGATTTCGATCACATCTGAGGGCTGCACTCCGGAATACGACCCTGGGGCCTTCAAATCGGAAGTAATATTCCGAATGCTGTTCTCCACCGCCACCGGTTACGCCCTGCGCGCCCTCGCCGCCCTTCCCGAGGACGGGAGCTTCTGCTTGGCGAAGGATCTGGCGGCCAGCCTGGAGCTGCCGGGGCCCTACCTGGCGAAGATCCTCCAGGGGCTGGTGCAGGCGGAGATCCTGGAATCCGTCCGGGGCCCCAAGGGCGGCTTCCGCCTGACCCGGGCGGCCCACCGGATCACCGTGGGCCAGGTGGTGGCCGCCTTGGAAGGCCCCAATTCCATGGAAGGCTGCATCATGGGCTTTCCCACCTGCGGCGGCGACCATCCCTGCCCCCTGCACGACGCCTGGGCCGCGGTGAAGGCCCAGGTCGCGGCCTCCATGACCGAGGCCACCATCCGGGACCTCCAGTTAATGGACCTGCGCCACCAGAAGGAATCCAAGGGCCGCCAGCCCGGCATGCGGCCCTGAGCCGAAATCCGGATTTCGCGCTCCTTTTCTCTCGTCACCTCCTCGCGGGTATCCTTCGCCCATGTCCCTGAGCTGCGACACCGGCGACCTGCTTCCCCTGGACGAAGCCCTGGCCCGCCTGTGGGAGGCCCTCCCGGCGCCCGCGTTTCCGGAACTGCGGGCGGATCGCGACGACCCCGCCCTCGATCTGGCCACCATGGACGGCGCGGCGCTGCGGGCGGCCGAGGGAAGCACGCCCCGCCGGCTGACGGGCACCCTGTTCGCGGGCGACGATCCGACCATCTGTCCCGTGGTTCCGGGCTCGGCCGTCCGCATCATGACCGGCGCCGCCCTTCCGCCCGGCGCGGATGCCGTGGTGCCAGTGGAGCAGCTCACGGAAGAAGGTGGCTTCCTTCGCCCCCTGGTGGATCCGGCCCCGGGGGACCACATCCGGCGCCGGGGCAGCCAGGCCCTCGCTGGCGAAGTGATCCTTCCCATGGGGAGCCCAGTGACCGCGGTGCGGACGGGCCTCGAAGCCTGGGTCGGCCAGCCTTACGCGGCGCTCCGACGGATCCGCGTGGCGGTGGCGTCCACGGGCGATGAACTGACCGCCGACCCGCGACCCCACCAGATCCGGGACGCCAACGGCCCCATGCTGGCCGCCCTGGCCCATGGGTTGGGCGCCGAGGTCGAACGGTGGCCCGCCCTTCCGGACGATCCGCTCGCGCTGGCGACGGCCCTCCAGAATCCCAAGGGGATCCGCATCCTGATCACCTCCGGCGGGGTGAGCATGGGCGCGCGCGACCATCTCCCGGCGGTCCTGCGGGACCTGGGCGCCGACGTCCTCTTCCATCGGATCCGCCTGCGGCCGGGAAAGCCCATGCTGGCCGCCCTTCTGGGAGACCTGCTCGTCCTGGGGCTGCCGGGCAATCCCGGGTCCGCCTACCTCAACGCCCGCCTATTCCTCCCGCTGGCCCTGGCCCGCCTGGCGGGCCGCAGGCGTCCCGACCCCTGGCGGCGGGGACGCCTGGCCGCGGCGGTGTCCAACGCGGGGATCCGGCCCCTGCTCCAGCCCTGCCGCCGGGAAGGGGACAACCTTCACCCTCTCCCGAGCAAGGGCTCCGCCGACCTCATCACGCTGGCGCAGGCCGATGCCTGCGCGTGGATCGAGCCGGGCGGCCTCGCGGCCAGCGAGGAGACCCGCTGGATCTCGATCCTGTAGCGGCGCTCAGCCCTTGGCGTAGCGCTGCAGCTTGCCCAGATCGAGGATCCGCACCACGGGGAAGGTGCTCTGGATCAGGCCCAGGTCCGTCAGCAGGCGCAGGGCGCGGCTGAAGGCCTCGCGGCTGGCGCCGATGCACTGGGCCAGGTCCTCCTGGGTCTCCTGGAACTCCACGATGGAGCGCATGGGGTTCGACTCGTGGGCCTCCAGCAGCAGCTGGGCCACGCGCTCGGGGACGCTGTGCAGGCTGAGGGTCTCCACCAGGGTGACGAGGTGGCGGACCTTGGCGGCGAAGTGCTGGATCAGCATCTCGGCCACTTCGGGATGGCGGTGGACGATCTGGCGGAGCGGCGCCGCGGGGATCAGCCAGCACTCCGTCTCGCCATGGGATTCGGCGCTGGAGGCGATGGAGGCGCTGTCGAAGACCGGCACCTCGCCCACGCAATCCCCCACCTTGAGGAACTGGAGGACCTGCACCCGCCCGCGGCCATCGGTGCGGAAGACCTTGAGGCCGCCCTTCACCACCACGTAGACGCCGGGGACCTGGTCGCCCTGGGTATAGACCCGGGCGCCGTCGGGGAAGCGCCGCAGCTCGGCGATGCTGGCCAGTTCCTCCGCGGCGTTCATCGGCAGGCCCGCCAGGAACTCGATCCGTCTCAGGTTAAGGACAGCTTGCGGCATGGGGCTCCACCAGGCATTGATTCAGTTATCGCACACTTTCATCGTGAGTGTGATCCCGGTCACGCATCCCAAGACCGGGCGACAGAATCTTACCGCGAGGCTTGGAATTTCTTACGTCGAAATTCGCATAGAACAAGACCCCGGCGGCATCTGCCTACCGGGGTCCGGAATGGATTCATTTCAGGGGATGGCGAGGTTACTTGACCCGCTCCATGAAGGTCCGGTCCACGGTGTTCACCCGGATCCGCTCGCCGCTCTCCATGTAGGGGGGCACGCCCACGGTGATGCCGTTCTCCAGCTTGGCGGGCTTGTAGGAGCCCGTGGCGTTGGCGTTCTTCATCACGGGATCCGTCTCCAGGATCTCCAGGACGACGTTCCCCGGCACGGTGATGGACAGGGGCGTGCCCTCGTAGAACTCGATCTCGCACTGCATGTTGGGCTGGAGGAACACCAGGTCGTCGCCCAGGACGTCCTTGTTGATCTCCATCTGCTCGTAGGTCTCGTTGTTCATGAACACGAGATGGTCGCCGTCCTCGTACAGGTACTCCAGCATGTGCTGCTCGAGGCTGGCCTTGTCCACCTTGTCCGCGCTGCCGAAGCGGTTCTCGCGGTTGATCCCGTCCTTCAGGCGCTTCATCTTCACCACCACCCGGGCCGGGAGGTTGCCGGGGGTCTGGTGCTCGACGCTGATGACGCGGCACAGCTCGCCTTCGAAGTTGACGATCATCCCGGCGCGAACCTGGGTGGCGTTGATGAAGGGCATGGGGAACTCCCGGAGGGATGTGGTCTGGCAGAAGAAAGGCCCCGATCGCGATCAGGGCCTTGGGTGGTGGGCGTACCAGGATTCGAACCTGGGACTTCTACCGTGTGAAGGTAGCACTCTACCGCTGAGTTATACGCCCGCGGTCGATCAGGATACCCCATGCCTCCCGCCATTCCAAGCCGGAATCAGAGCGTGGACGCCTTCCGGAGCGCGGCGGCGAAGCGCGAGGCCTCATCCGCCCTCATTCCGCAGAGCCCCACCCGCAGCCCCTCGGGCAGGGGCACGGTGAACACGCCTTCCGTTTTGAGCCGGGCGCAGACGGCTTCGGGGTTCGAAACGGAAGCCAGGACGAAGAACCCGCCTTCCCACCGGAGCGGCGCCAGCCCCTCCGCCGCCAGGGCCCCATCAAGGGCATCCGCCCGCATCGCCAGGATGTCCGACCAGTGGCGATGCTCGGCGGCCAGCCGCGCCTGGGCCTTGCCCTCCCGCGCCAGCCGCACGACCAGCGCCTGGGGCGCCCGGGCGCAGTTGGACCAGGTGCCCCGGCAGGACTGGGTGAGGGCCGCCTGGAGCGCGGGATCCCCGCACCACGGGAACGCCAGCGCTCCGCCCCGGGCCCCGTAGAGCGTCAACGATTTGGAAAGGGACATCGCGGCGCCCACCAGAACCTGGCCTTCCCCGCCCAGCGCGGCGTAGTCCTTCAGGGCCTCGGCCACCGCTCCGGGATCCCGCGCGTAGTCCAGGTAGGCGAAGTCCAGGAGGAGCGTCACCGGCACCGCCGCAGCGGCCTCGCGGAGCAGGTCCCCCAGCGCGGTGCGGTCCTCGCGGGAGAGGCTCCGGCCCGTGGGGTTGTGGCAGGGGTCGTTCAGCCAGACCAGGATCCGGCCCTGGGTCCGCGCCAGTTCCGTCAGGGCCGTCCGCCAGGCCTCCGCGTCCAGCGGCACTCCCGCCGCAGGCCAGGGCGCGGTCCTCACCCCCACGCCGTTCTCCGAAGCGAGGGTGGCGTAGGGCCCCCAGTGGGGCGCCGTGGTCAGCACGCGCTGGCCCGGCTCCAGGAAATTGCGGAGGGACAGCGCCAGCGCGCCGCTGCCGCCGGGCGTGGCGCAGGCGGCGCCGGGTCCCTCCAATAGGGGCCAGTGCCGCTGGACAAGGGCCTTCAGAAAGGCCGGATCGCCGGCGATGGGCGCGTAGGGAGCGACTTCGGATTCCGTCAGTTCGCGCCACAGGGCCATCACGGAATCAAGGACCACCAGGCGGCCCGCATCGTCGAGAAGGGCGCCCACGGTGGCGTTGAGCACGGATCCGCCCCCCGCCCTGCGGGCCATGGCCTCGGCGTTCAGGGCGAAGATCGGATCGTCCGCCGGAAACGCGCGCCGGGTGGGGAGGAGCTGGGAGGTCATGGGATCAGGGTACCCTCACCCCATGGCCTCTTCCGCGCCCTTCCCGGGACTCGCTGGACCCGCGCTCGCCGCGGGGGCGCTCCTCTCTCTCCTGCCGTTCACGCCCGCAGCAGCAGCCCTGGTGGGGGGCGCGGTCCTGGCGCTCACCCTCGGCAATCCCGCCCCCGCTTTCACCCGCACTTGGACCCAGCGCCTGCTGCCCCTGGCCGTCATGGGCCTGGGCGCGGACATGAACCTGCGGGCCGTGGCGAAGGCGGGCCTCCACGGGTTGGGCTACACCGCTCTCAGCCTCGCGCTGGTGCTGGCTTTGGGCCTGTGGTTGGCGCGGACCCTGAAGGTGGATCGGGAGGCGGGGCTGCTCATCTCCGTGGGCACGGCCATCTGCGGGGGAAGCGCCATCGCCGCCGTGGCGCCCGTGCTCCGCGCCCGGGATCAGGCCATCTCCATCTCGCTCGCCACCGTGTTCCTGCTGAACGCGGCGGCGCTGGTGATCTTCCCGCCCCTGGGCCGGGCGGCGGGACTGAGCCAGGACGCCTTCGGCCTGTGGTCGGCCCTGGCCATCCACGACACCAGCTCTGTGGTGGGCGCGGGCCTGGCCTACGGGCCCCGCGCCCTGGAGGTGGCCACCACCGTGAAACTGGCCCGGGCGCTGTGGATCGTGCCGCTCACGTTCGGGATCGGCTGGGCCGTCGCCCGGAGCAGCCTGGTCTCCGCGGGCTCGCCGGCGGTGAAGAAGCCCTGGTTCATCGCCGGTTTCCTGCTGATGGCGGCGCTGGTCACCTTCGTCCCGGCCCTCCACATGCCGGGGCACTACGTCGCCGCCGCCGCCCGCCGCGCGCTGGTCCTCACCCTCTTCCTCATCGGCGCCGGCCTCAGCCGCGAAGCGCTGCGCAGCGTCGGCGCGCGCCCCTTCCTCCAGGGCCTGCTGCTGTGGCTGATCGTGGGTTCGCTGGGACTGGGCGCCGTGAAGCTGGGCTGGCTCACGGTCGGGTGAGCGCAACGCGCGGTTCCCTCCGGCCCGCGCTTTCCGAATAATGGGCGTCCGAGGTTCCCATGATCCGCCCCTTCCAAGGCATGGTTCCCCAGATCGGCGACCGGGTGTTCATCCCGGACGGCACCCTCGTCCTGGGCGACGTGACCATCGGCGACGACGCCAGCATCTGGTTCAACTGCGCGATCCGCGGCGACGTGAACTGGATCCGCATCGGCGCGCGAACCAACATCCAGGACGCCTGCGCGCTCCACGTCACCAACGGAAAGTGGCCCCTCCTGATCGAGGAGGAGGTGAGCATCGCCCACAACGTGATGCTCCACGGCTGCACCATCCGCAAGAACGCGCTCATCGGGATGAGCACCACCATCATGGACGGCGCCGAGATCGGCGAGGGGTGCCTCGTGGCCGCAGGGAGCCTCGTGCGGGAGGGCTTCCAGGCCCCGCCCCACAGCCTGGTCGCAGGCTGGCCGGCCACCGTGAAGGGGCCGCTCAACGACAAGCAGCGGGAACTGGTGGCCAGCATCTGGACCCGCTACGTCCGCTACAAGGAAGCCTACTTCGCCGACGGGTGGCCCGTGGCCGCGACGCCCGTCATCGAGAATTCAAAGCCTGGTTTTACCAAGGGCCATCCCTACCCTTGAGGGTTTCAAGCCAAAGTTCCTTCCACCGACTTCTTGCCCTGGGCTAGACTTCCGAATCATGTCCCCACTTCTGCTCCTCCGCGTCCACGCCGATCTGCGTCTGGGACTGGGCCATGTGGCCCGCGCCCTGGCCCTCCAGGACGCCTGGCGCGCCCTCGGCGGCCACGCCTGCATCGCCGTTTCCGGCGACGCGCGCGCCCGTCGCGTGGGCGGCGGCACCCACCCCTTCCTCGACCAGCCCCTGCCCTGCGACGCCGTCGATCTCGGGGAGGATCCCCACGCCCCGCTCCCCGCGGATCTCAAGGCCCGCGCGGACGTCGTCCTGGTGGACCAGTGGGACACGACGGCGGCCTTCCTGGAGGCGCTGCGTCCGTTGAAGGTGGCGGTGATGGAGGACGACACCGACGCCCACGAGACCGCCGACCTCCTGTTCCAGCCCTACCTGGAAGGCGTGAACTGGCCGGACCATCCGGTGAAGGTGGTGGACGGCCGGAAGGTGCGGCCCTTCGAGACGACCTCCGGGACCTGCCGCGTCCTGCGCGGCTCCAGCTTCATCGTGGTGGACAAGGCGGCCCTGGACCTGCGTCCCAAGCGGATGCCTCTCCAGCCCCTGGCCGTCCACAAGCTGCTGGTCACCTTCGGCGGAAGCGACGGTCCCAACCTCGCCCAGAAGGCCTTCGACAGCCTGGCCCGGCTGGTGGCGGAGGACCGCTGGCGGGGCACCTGCACGCTCCTGGCGCCGAACGGGATCCAGGGAGAGCCCTTCGCCGGCTGCACCGTGGCCCGGGGCCTGCCGGACCTCACGCGCCGGATTCCCGACTTCGACGCGCTGTGGTGCTCGGCGGGCGTCACCCTGGCGGAGGCCCTGTGCCTGGGCGTTCCCGTCGCGGCCTGGGGCCAGAACGAGCGGCAGCACGGCATCCTGGCCGATCTCGCCCTCGCCAACGGGTGCTTCAATCTGGGGCTGGGCCCCGAGGCGGATCTCGCCATCGTGGGCGGGGCGCTGGCGCAGTGGCTGGGTCCCGAGGGCCAGGACAACCGGCAGGAACAGGTGCGGGACGGCATGGCGCTGGTGGATGG comes from the Geothrix sp. 21YS21S-4 genome and includes:
- a CDS encoding YwiC-like family protein → MSRILPPWRTLLPVEHGSWFMLGFPLVLGLLLRPSWGGGCLGLGALAAFLARTPLRKVLRGPRDPAQLRALLLEGSLAGILGMAALSISGPRFLIPLACATPLVLVALRADLQRAARSLPVELAAQAAFAALAAALVVAGGASSAETFRIWLLVALTGGANLAHVRHLLGRAHGLPPKELGRRRLPVHLLHAGLLAASALFVAPSGWAGLMWTGWTGVLYLRAIVASAPPPARVLGWREGGLSAVGVLLLWGALL
- a CDS encoding Rrf2 family transcriptional regulator gives rise to the protein MLFSTATGYALRALAALPEDGSFCLAKDLAASLELPGPYLAKILQGLVQAEILESVRGPKGGFRLTRAAHRITVGQVVAALEGPNSMEGCIMGFPTCGGDHPCPLHDAWAAVKAQVAASMTEATIRDLQLMDLRHQKESKGRQPGMRP
- a CDS encoding molybdopterin molybdotransferase MoeA gives rise to the protein MSLSCDTGDLLPLDEALARLWEALPAPAFPELRADRDDPALDLATMDGAALRAAEGSTPRRLTGTLFAGDDPTICPVVPGSAVRIMTGAALPPGADAVVPVEQLTEEGGFLRPLVDPAPGDHIRRRGSQALAGEVILPMGSPVTAVRTGLEAWVGQPYAALRRIRVAVASTGDELTADPRPHQIRDANGPMLAALAHGLGAEVERWPALPDDPLALATALQNPKGIRILITSGGVSMGARDHLPAVLRDLGADVLFHRIRLRPGKPMLAALLGDLLVLGLPGNPGSAYLNARLFLPLALARLAGRRRPDPWRRGRLAAAVSNAGIRPLLQPCRREGDNLHPLPSKGSADLITLAQADACAWIEPGGLAASEETRWISIL
- a CDS encoding Crp/Fnr family transcriptional regulator; the encoded protein is MPQAVLNLRRIEFLAGLPMNAAEELASIAELRRFPDGARVYTQGDQVPGVYVVVKGGLKVFRTDGRGRVQVLQFLKVGDCVGEVPVFDSASIASSAESHGETECWLIPAAPLRQIVHRHPEVAEMLIQHFAAKVRHLVTLVETLSLHSVPERVAQLLLEAHESNPMRSIVEFQETQEDLAQCIGASREAFSRALRLLTDLGLIQSTFPVVRILDLGKLQRYAKG
- the efp gene encoding elongation factor P, producing the protein MPFINATQVRAGMIVNFEGELCRVISVEHQTPGNLPARVVVKMKRLKDGINRENRFGSADKVDKASLEQHMLEYLYEDGDHLVFMNNETYEQMEINKDVLGDDLVFLQPNMQCEIEFYEGTPLSITVPGNVVLEILETDPVMKNANATGSYKPAKLENGITVGVPPYMESGERIRVNTVDRTFMERVK
- a CDS encoding pyridoxal phosphate-dependent aminotransferase — translated: MTSQLLPTRRAFPADDPIFALNAEAMARRAGGGSVLNATVGALLDDAGRLVVLDSVMALWRELTESEVAPYAPIAGDPAFLKALVQRHWPLLEGPGAACATPGGSGALALSLRNFLEPGQRVLTTAPHWGPYATLASENGVGVRTAPWPAAGVPLDAEAWRTALTELARTQGRILVWLNDPCHNPTGRSLSREDRTALGDLLREAAAAVPVTLLLDFAYLDYARDPGAVAEALKDYAALGGEGQVLVGAAMSLSKSLTLYGARGGALAFPWCGDPALQAALTQSCRGTWSNCARAPQALVVRLAREGKAQARLAAEHRHWSDILAMRADALDGALAAEGLAPLRWEGGFFVLASVSNPEAVCARLKTEGVFTVPLPEGLRVGLCGMRADEASRFAAALRKASTL
- a CDS encoding YeiH family protein, coding for MASSAPFPGLAGPALAAGALLSLLPFTPAAAALVGGAVLALTLGNPAPAFTRTWTQRLLPLAVMGLGADMNLRAVAKAGLHGLGYTALSLALVLALGLWLARTLKVDREAGLLISVGTAICGGSAIAAVAPVLRARDQAISISLATVFLLNAAALVIFPPLGRAAGLSQDAFGLWSALAIHDTSSVVGAGLAYGPRALEVATTVKLARALWIVPLTFGIGWAVARSSLVSAGSPAVKKPWFIAGFLLMAALVTFVPALHMPGHYVAAAARRALVLTLFLIGAGLSREALRSVGARPFLQGLLLWLIVGSLGLGAVKLGWLTVG
- a CDS encoding gamma carbonic anhydrase family protein; this translates as MIRPFQGMVPQIGDRVFIPDGTLVLGDVTIGDDASIWFNCAIRGDVNWIRIGARTNIQDACALHVTNGKWPLLIEEEVSIAHNVMLHGCTIRKNALIGMSTTIMDGAEIGEGCLVAAGSLVREGFQAPPHSLVAGWPATVKGPLNDKQRELVASIWTRYVRYKEAYFADGWPVAATPVIENSKPGFTKGHPYP